Proteins encoded together in one Deinococcus reticulitermitis window:
- a CDS encoding MarR family winged helix-turn-helix transcriptional regulator: MSPRTAPDRPALESPEVRVLVGCWEIWQALAGAGDEALRTAHGLNLREFIALSHVQGSGDGVCSPAELAAALGVPRYEVSRTLGRLEALGAVRRTRTGGTDARQVRVELTPHGAQLWEAALGTVQALVRPVLAPLGDALPGLGNALHAAARLARQLTPGSTPPPNPLTQGHPP; the protein is encoded by the coding sequence GTGAGCCCGCGCACCGCCCCCGACCGTCCCGCTCTGGAAAGCCCCGAGGTGCGGGTGCTGGTGGGGTGCTGGGAGATCTGGCAGGCGCTCGCCGGAGCCGGAGACGAGGCGCTGCGGACCGCGCACGGCCTGAACCTGCGCGAGTTCATCGCCCTGAGCCACGTTCAGGGGTCCGGGGACGGGGTCTGCTCGCCGGCCGAACTCGCCGCCGCGCTTGGGGTCCCGCGCTACGAGGTCAGCCGCACGCTCGGGCGGCTCGAAGCGCTCGGGGCGGTGCGCCGGACACGAACCGGGGGCACCGACGCCCGGCAGGTGCGCGTGGAACTCACCCCGCACGGAGCGCAGCTCTGGGAAGCGGCGCTCGGCACGGTGCAGGCCCTCGTGCGCCCGGTCCTCGCGCCGCTCGGGGACGCGCTGCCCGGGCTCGGGAACGCCCTGCACGCGGCGGCCCGGCTCGCCCGGCAGCTCACGCCCGGCTCCACCCCCCCTCCGAACCCGCTCACCCAAGGACACCCACCATGA
- a CDS encoding Ppx/GppA phosphatase family protein: MRVAVADVGTNSSHLLIAEALPGETGDYRVIDALKDRTRLGECLDADGTLNPEGEDRLASALTRFRELASAAGVGDVRVYATSALREAPNGPEVAERMRERTGLYPAVISGVREGELTYLGVAQSVELGADNVLLDLGGGSLEFVRGDEAQARDVLSLPLGAIRMSRAYPETGKAGGRATVDAVGAHVRGALEPHAGRFRARPGTRFVLSSGTAEAAAEAIALRRGEGGSAINGTRLTLAELAQLLADLARQRPAARARVPGVERRADIIVGGLSVLHAALSLLGAQEVVVSEGALREGMLVEELARFQNFSSGLSTRQRSVLATAGRFGVNLAHAGQVAELSRGLLEKLLQNGELFPAEARSLLTAAAALHESGQIVSQSAHHKHSAYLIRHAGLRGFSPQEVELIALLARYHRKSPPKASHPEYQVLAPEHRALIARLAAILRVADGLDRAHAGSTELVELRRGAGGWALSVRGATPLDLAGARDKGDLWMREFGPLELQG; encoded by the coding sequence ATGCGTGTGGCCGTCGCCGATGTGGGTACGAACTCCAGCCATCTCCTGATCGCCGAGGCGCTGCCGGGTGAGACAGGAGATTACCGGGTGATCGACGCCCTGAAAGACCGCACCCGGCTCGGCGAGTGTCTCGACGCGGACGGAACCCTCAACCCCGAGGGCGAGGACCGCCTCGCCTCGGCCCTGACGCGCTTTCGCGAGCTCGCGTCGGCGGCGGGCGTGGGAGACGTGCGCGTCTACGCGACCTCGGCGCTGCGCGAGGCGCCCAATGGCCCCGAGGTGGCCGAGCGGATGCGGGAGCGCACCGGCCTTTACCCCGCCGTGATCAGCGGCGTGCGCGAGGGAGAACTGACCTACCTCGGCGTGGCGCAGTCGGTCGAGCTCGGCGCCGACAACGTGCTGCTCGATCTCGGCGGAGGCAGCCTGGAATTCGTGCGCGGTGACGAGGCGCAGGCGCGCGACGTGCTGAGCCTGCCGCTCGGCGCGATCCGCATGAGCCGGGCGTATCCCGAAACGGGGAAAGCGGGCGGACGGGCCACCGTGGACGCGGTGGGGGCGCACGTTCGCGGCGCCCTGGAGCCGCACGCCGGGCGCTTCAGGGCGCGGCCCGGCACCCGGTTCGTCCTGTCGAGCGGGACCGCCGAGGCCGCCGCCGAGGCCATCGCGCTGCGGCGAGGAGAGGGGGGCAGCGCGATCAACGGCACGCGCCTGACCCTCGCGGAACTCGCGCAGCTTCTCGCTGACCTCGCCCGGCAGCGCCCTGCAGCGCGGGCCCGGGTGCCGGGCGTCGAGCGCCGCGCGGACATCATCGTGGGCGGTCTGAGCGTGCTGCACGCGGCGCTGAGCCTGCTGGGGGCCCAGGAAGTCGTGGTGAGCGAGGGTGCGCTGCGCGAAGGCATGCTCGTCGAGGAACTCGCCCGCTTCCAGAACTTTTCCTCCGGCCTCAGCACCCGGCAGCGCAGTGTGCTCGCCACCGCCGGGCGCTTCGGGGTCAACCTCGCGCACGCGGGGCAGGTGGCCGAGTTGTCGCGTGGCCTGCTGGAGAAACTGCTCCAGAACGGTGAGCTGTTTCCCGCCGAAGCCCGCAGCCTGCTTACCGCCGCCGCCGCCCTGCACGAATCCGGGCAGATCGTCTCCCAGAGCGCCCATCACAAGCACAGCGCCTACCTGATCCGTCACGCCGGGCTGCGCGGCTTCAGCCCCCAGGAGGTCGAGCTGATCGCCCTTCTCGCCCGCTACCACCGCAAGAGCCCCCCCAAGGCCTCGCATCCCGAATACCAGGTCCTCGCCCCGGAGCACCGCGCGCTCATCGCCCGACTTGCGGCGATTCTGCGGGTGGCCGACGGCCTCGACCGTGCCCACGCCGGCAGCACCGAGCTCGTGGAGTTGCGCCGGGGGGCGGGAGGCTGGGCCCTGTCGGTGCGCGGCGCGACCCCACTCGACCTCGCCGGAGCGCGCGACAAGGGTGACCTCTGGATGCGGGAATTCGGGCCGCTGGAGCTTCAGGGATAG
- the wrbA gene encoding NAD(P)H:quinone oxidoreductase — MTNPPVKFAVIFYSTYGTGLAMAREAAAAAEAAGAEVRLRRVRETAPQEVVNGQDAWKANLEAMQDIPEATPDDLEWADGFLFSAPTRFGGAASQMRAYIDTLGGLWGSGKLAGKTFSAMTSAQNPNGGQETTLQNLYIMGMHFGAILTPPGYTDPVIFASGGNPYGASVSADGSPLSDADKASIRHQARRQVELTMKLKG; from the coding sequence ATGACGAATCCTCCAGTCAAGTTCGCCGTGATTTTCTACTCCACCTATGGCACCGGCCTCGCGATGGCGCGTGAAGCCGCCGCCGCCGCCGAAGCGGCCGGCGCCGAGGTGCGGCTGCGCCGCGTGCGCGAGACGGCGCCTCAGGAGGTCGTAAACGGCCAGGACGCCTGGAAGGCCAACCTCGAAGCCATGCAGGACATCCCCGAGGCCACCCCTGACGACCTCGAATGGGCCGACGGCTTCTTGTTCAGCGCACCGACCCGCTTCGGCGGCGCGGCCAGCCAGATGCGCGCCTACATCGATACTCTCGGCGGGCTGTGGGGCAGCGGCAAGCTCGCGGGCAAGACCTTCAGCGCGATGACGAGCGCCCAGAACCCCAACGGCGGCCAGGAAACCACCCTCCAGAACCTCTACATCATGGGCATGCACTTCGGCGCGATCCTGACGCCTCCCGGCTACACCGACCCCGTGATCTTCGCCTCGGGCGGCAATCCCTACGGCGCGAGCGTGAGCGCCGACGGCAGCCCGCTCTCGGACGCCGACAAGGCGAGCATCCGCCACCAGGCGCGCCGGCAGGTCGAGCTGACGATGAAACTCAAGGGCTGA
- a CDS encoding serine hydrolase domain-containing protein, with protein sequence MRIPTRTEEVLRQATESGALCGAALGAVDAAGERATFVLGHAQRLPETRPLTEDALFDLASLTKPLFTARAILRAVEDGRLDLDDPLSAQLPDLGWMQETALKSRSLRQLLTHTAGLPAWAPLYTWGEASTIRARLLQEPWEMGEPGAVVYSDLGYVLLGTVLERVYGRPLRDVPLDAGLTFTPDPGRSVATEACPWRGRVLCGETHDENGWALGGAAGHAGLFGTLEAVLEQAERLLRGGWLGAAAQAAALRTHAPGRTLAFVQAQPGWSGGSLCSPGAFGHTGFTGTGLWVDPERGLAWALLTNRVHPSRHGSLDIQALRRAVGNTLLAASG encoded by the coding sequence ATGCGGATTCCGACCCGGACCGAGGAAGTGCTGCGCCAGGCCACCGAGTCAGGCGCCCTGTGCGGCGCGGCGCTCGGGGCGGTGGACGCGGCGGGGGAGCGCGCGACCTTTGTTCTGGGACACGCGCAACGGCTACCGGAGACGCGCCCCCTCACCGAAGACGCCCTGTTCGACCTCGCCAGCCTCACCAAGCCGCTCTTCACCGCGCGGGCGATCCTGCGGGCGGTGGAGGATGGCCGGCTGGACCTCGACGACCCCCTCTCCGCCCAGCTGCCCGATCTGGGGTGGATGCAGGAGACGGCGCTCAAATCCCGCAGCCTGCGCCAACTTCTCACCCACACGGCGGGGCTGCCGGCCTGGGCGCCGCTCTACACCTGGGGCGAGGCGAGCACCATCCGCGCGCGCCTGCTGCAAGAGCCGTGGGAGATGGGGGAGCCGGGCGCCGTCGTGTATTCGGACCTCGGCTACGTCCTGCTCGGGACCGTGCTGGAGCGGGTCTATGGGCGGCCTCTGCGCGATGTTCCTCTGGATGCCGGCCTGACCTTCACCCCGGACCCCGGGCGCAGCGTCGCCACCGAGGCGTGCCCCTGGCGCGGGCGGGTGCTCTGCGGCGAGACGCACGACGAGAACGGCTGGGCGCTCGGCGGCGCGGCGGGCCACGCGGGGCTGTTCGGCACGCTGGAGGCCGTACTGGAGCAGGCCGAACGGCTGCTGCGCGGCGGCTGGCTGGGCGCGGCGGCCCAGGCGGCGGCCCTGCGGACGCACGCGCCGGGGCGGACCCTCGCGTTCGTGCAGGCGCAGCCCGGCTGGAGCGGCGGCAGCCTGTGCAGCCCGGGCGCCTTCGGACACACCGGCTTTACCGGCACCGGCCTGTGGGTGGACCCGGAACGCGGCCTCGCCTGGGCGCTGCTCACCAACCGGGTGCACCCGAGCCGGCACGGCAGCCTCGACATTCAGGCGCTGCGGCGGGCGGTGGGGAATACGCTGCTGGCGGCTTCAGGCTGA
- the rimO gene encoding 30S ribosomal protein S12 methylthiotransferase RimO, with protein MTNVSESAVADLRETGATPALKRVGFISLGCPKALVDSERILTQLRAEGYEVAPSYDGADAVIVNTCGFITPAVEESLAAIGEALDATGKVIVTGCLGERPEKIMERHPKVAAITGSEAVDEVMGHVRELLPLDLDAFTGLLPVAAPGTRAGAQQPVTQPVREDTRHGDVFAPSVKLTPRHYAYVKIAEGCNHTCAFCIIPKLRGRQVSRDAGAVLYEAFRLIAGGTKELMIISQDTSAYGVDVRYRESEFQGEQVRAHLTDLAVKLGEMGAWVRMHYVYPYPHVERVVELMGQGKILPYLDVPLQHASPRILKLMRRPGAGKQLDTIRRWRELCPELVIRSTFIVGFPGETEEEFQALLQFLEDARLDRVGAFAYSDVEEADANALPDPVPEEVKQERLARFMAVAQRISTEKLAEKVGRVMDVIVDEFNDDEDDSPGTRLIGRTKGDAPGIDGQVYLYAGDFAGQIRIGDIVQARIEDSDEYDLFGEVVARPEWRPNVPQLGHFGRH; from the coding sequence ATGACGAATGTAAGTGAGTCCGCCGTCGCGGACCTGAGAGAAACGGGGGCCACGCCGGCCCTGAAACGAGTGGGCTTCATCTCGCTGGGCTGTCCCAAGGCCCTGGTGGACAGTGAGCGCATCCTGACGCAACTGCGCGCCGAGGGCTACGAGGTGGCGCCGAGTTACGACGGGGCCGACGCGGTGATTGTGAACACCTGCGGCTTCATCACGCCCGCCGTCGAGGAGTCGCTCGCGGCCATCGGGGAGGCGCTCGACGCCACCGGCAAGGTGATCGTGACCGGCTGCCTGGGCGAGCGGCCCGAAAAGATCATGGAGCGCCACCCCAAAGTCGCCGCGATTACCGGATCGGAAGCGGTGGACGAGGTGATGGGGCACGTGCGTGAGCTGCTGCCGCTGGACCTCGACGCGTTTACCGGCCTCCTCCCCGTCGCCGCGCCCGGCACCCGCGCCGGCGCCCAGCAGCCGGTGACTCAGCCGGTGCGCGAGGACACCCGGCACGGCGACGTGTTCGCCCCGTCGGTCAAGCTCACGCCCCGGCACTACGCCTACGTCAAGATCGCCGAAGGGTGCAACCACACCTGCGCCTTTTGCATCATCCCCAAGCTGCGCGGGCGCCAGGTCTCGCGCGACGCGGGCGCGGTGCTCTACGAGGCGTTCCGGTTGATCGCGGGCGGCACCAAGGAACTGATGATCATCAGCCAGGACACCTCGGCCTACGGGGTGGACGTGCGCTACCGCGAGTCGGAGTTCCAGGGCGAGCAGGTCCGCGCTCACCTCACCGACCTCGCCGTTAAGCTCGGGGAAATGGGCGCCTGGGTGCGGATGCACTATGTCTACCCGTACCCGCACGTCGAGCGGGTGGTCGAGCTGATGGGCCAGGGCAAGATCCTGCCTTACCTCGATGTGCCGCTTCAGCACGCCTCGCCGCGCATCCTCAAGCTCATGCGGCGGCCCGGCGCGGGCAAGCAGCTCGACACCATCCGGCGCTGGCGCGAGCTGTGCCCGGAACTGGTGATTCGCTCGACCTTCATCGTGGGCTTCCCCGGCGAAACGGAAGAGGAGTTTCAGGCCCTCTTGCAATTTCTTGAGGACGCCCGACTCGACCGGGTGGGCGCCTTCGCCTACTCCGACGTGGAGGAGGCCGACGCCAACGCGCTGCCGGACCCCGTACCCGAGGAAGTCAAGCAGGAGAGGCTCGCCCGCTTCATGGCAGTCGCCCAGCGCATCAGCACCGAGAAGCTCGCCGAGAAGGTGGGGCGCGTCATGGACGTGATCGTGGACGAGTTCAACGACGACGAGGACGACTCGCCAGGCACCCGGCTGATCGGGCGCACGAAGGGCGACGCCCCCGGCATCGACGGCCAGGTCTACCTCTACGCGGGCGACTTCGCCGGGCAGATCAGGATTGGTGACATCGTGCAGGCCCGCATCGAGGACAGCGACGAATACGACCTCTTCGGGGAAGTCGTGGCGCGGCCCGAATGGCGGCCCAACGTGCCGCAGCTCGGGCATTTCGGGCGACACTGA
- a CDS encoding cytochrome P450 translates to MTSSPNEPARCPFTGRSSAGQSGAAASPATPSLTRRDARPRGDAVRPVERYAPARDLLRSSQTRQAGFLAKTVRSVPGSQHPPVLYMEGDEHTEMRRATARYFTPTQVATYQPAMARLSDALIAELTAKGEANLDDLSLKLAVQVAAEVVGLTNSRLPGMSRRIESFVSSSLDAEPGAQQSTSRAEDLRQAINMASFFALDVKPAIEARRKAPGDDLISYLLSRDYSDQDILTECVTYGTAGMITTREFISVAAWHLLRDPELRAHYVHGTEKERHAVLHEILRLEPVVGALYRHVEAELEAGGEALPQGTIVAIDIGRANLDPEVMGEHPEGLCPMRPLPRGVPAQGLSFGDGHHRCPGAFLAIKETDVFLRRLLIWQDLEVVREPEVRYNELIKGYELRGFRIRLGRRTARA, encoded by the coding sequence ATGACCTCATCCCCGAATGAACCTGCCCGTTGCCCCTTTACTGGTCGGAGCAGCGCCGGTCAGAGCGGCGCCGCTGCTTCACCGGCCACCCCGTCGCTGACCCGCCGCGACGCCCGCCCACGGGGGGACGCCGTGCGGCCCGTGGAGCGCTACGCCCCGGCGCGCGATCTGCTCCGGAGCAGCCAGACCCGTCAGGCCGGATTTCTTGCCAAGACCGTCCGCTCAGTGCCTGGCTCGCAGCACCCGCCCGTGCTGTATATGGAGGGCGACGAGCACACCGAGATGCGCCGCGCCACCGCCCGCTATTTCACCCCGACCCAGGTGGCGACCTACCAGCCGGCCATGGCCCGCCTCTCCGACGCCCTGATCGCTGAACTCACCGCGAAGGGCGAAGCCAATCTCGACGACCTGAGCCTGAAACTCGCGGTGCAGGTGGCCGCCGAGGTGGTGGGCCTCACGAACAGCCGGCTGCCGGGAATGAGCCGGCGCATCGAGAGTTTCGTTTCCAGCTCCCTCGACGCCGAGCCGGGCGCCCAGCAAAGCACCTCGCGCGCCGAGGACCTGCGCCAGGCCATCAACATGGCGAGCTTTTTCGCGCTTGATGTCAAGCCGGCGATCGAGGCGCGGCGCAAGGCGCCGGGCGACGACCTGATCAGCTACCTGCTCTCGCGCGACTACAGCGATCAGGACATCCTGACCGAGTGCGTGACCTACGGCACGGCGGGCATGATCACCACCCGCGAGTTCATCTCGGTGGCGGCCTGGCACCTGCTGCGCGACCCCGAATTGCGCGCCCATTACGTCCACGGCACCGAAAAGGAGCGGCACGCGGTCCTGCACGAGATCCTGCGCCTCGAACCCGTCGTGGGTGCGCTCTACCGCCACGTCGAGGCCGAGCTGGAGGCGGGCGGCGAGGCCCTGCCCCAGGGCACCATCGTCGCCATCGACATCGGGCGGGCCAACCTCGATCCGGAGGTCATGGGCGAGCACCCGGAAGGGCTGTGCCCGATGCGCCCCCTCCCGCGCGGGGTGCCGGCGCAGGGGCTGTCGTTCGGCGACGGCCACCACCGTTGCCCCGGCGCGTTTCTGGCGATCAAGGAAACCGACGTATTCCTGCGCCGGCTGCTGATCTGGCAGGACCTCGAGGTCGTGCGCGAGCCCGAAGTCAGGTACAACGAGCTGATCAAGGGCTACGAGCTGCGCGGCTTCCGGATCCGGCTGGGCCGGCGGACGGCCCGGGCCTAG
- a CDS encoding excinuclease ABC subunit UvrA yields the protein MTFSPASSTGGFVQVRGAREHNLKDISVSLPRDALVVFTGVSGSGKSSLAFGTLYAEAQRRYLESVSPYARRLFHQVGAPDVDAIEGLPPAVALQQQRGTPTARSSVGSVTTLSNLLRMLYSRAGDYPEGQGIVYAEGFSPNTPEGACPECHGLGRVYTVTEASMVPDPGLTIRERAVAAWPTAWGGQNQRDILVTLGIDVDVPWRELPQETRDWILFTDEQPVVPVYAGFTPEETRRALEKKLEPSYMGTFSSARRHVLHTFAHSESAAMKKRVQGYMLSEPCPLCRGKRLRREALAVTFAGLDITEFSRLPLERVAELLRPYAEGRGPGHAERAQQRPEQALALQRMSGDLLRRLDVLLRLGLGYVQLERATPTLSPGELQRLRLATQLYSHLFGVVYVLDEPSAGLHPADTEALLAALEALKRGGNSLFVVEHDLDVIRRADWLVDVGPGAGEEGGEILYSGPPEGLREVGASQTAKYLFRERRAEPHAPREPSGWLELNGVSRNNLHDLSARFPLGVRTSVTGISGSGKSTLVSQALVEALAAHFGQPVTPDEEDGEEATVPGNGAGQLGGDLGHLSRLVRVDQKPIGRTPRSNMATYTGLFDHVRKLFAATPLAKKRRYSAGRFSFNVKGGRCEHCQGEGWVMVELLFLPSVYAPCPVCRGARYNAETLEVEYRGKTIADVLGLTVDAAHAFFADEPSVHGSSVRRALNTLREVGLGYLRLGQPATELSGGEAQRIKLATELQRGGRGGTVYVLDEPTTGLHPADVERLERQLSRLVEAGHTVITVEHDLQIVAASDWVLDIGPGAGEEGGRVVAQGTPAEVAQAPGSRTAPYLRAALGLGGGQAHG from the coding sequence GTGACGTTCTCGCCCGCTTCCTCAACTGGTGGCTTCGTGCAGGTGCGCGGCGCCCGCGAGCACAACCTCAAGGACATTTCCGTCTCGCTGCCGCGTGACGCGCTGGTCGTGTTTACCGGCGTCTCCGGCTCGGGCAAGTCGTCGCTCGCCTTCGGAACGCTCTACGCCGAGGCGCAGCGGCGCTACCTCGAATCGGTCTCGCCCTACGCCCGGCGCCTCTTTCATCAGGTGGGGGCGCCCGACGTAGACGCCATCGAGGGCCTGCCGCCCGCCGTCGCCCTCCAGCAACAGCGCGGCACCCCGACTGCCCGCTCGTCGGTGGGCAGCGTCACCACGCTCTCCAACCTGCTGCGGATGCTGTATTCGCGCGCCGGCGACTATCCGGAGGGGCAGGGCATCGTGTACGCCGAAGGGTTCTCGCCCAACACGCCCGAAGGCGCCTGTCCCGAGTGTCACGGCCTGGGGCGCGTCTATACCGTGACCGAGGCTTCGATGGTGCCCGACCCCGGCCTCACCATCCGCGAGCGGGCGGTGGCGGCCTGGCCGACCGCGTGGGGAGGGCAGAACCAGCGCGACATCCTCGTGACCCTCGGCATAGACGTGGACGTGCCCTGGCGCGAGCTGCCACAGGAGACGCGCGACTGGATCCTCTTCACCGACGAGCAGCCCGTCGTGCCGGTCTATGCCGGATTCACGCCGGAAGAAACCCGGCGCGCGCTGGAAAAGAAGCTGGAGCCGAGCTACATGGGGACCTTTTCCAGTGCCCGCCGCCACGTCCTGCATACCTTCGCCCACAGCGAGAGCGCGGCGATGAAAAAGCGCGTGCAGGGCTACATGCTCTCGGAGCCGTGTCCGCTGTGCCGGGGAAAGCGGTTGCGGCGCGAGGCGCTGGCCGTCACCTTCGCCGGGCTCGACATCACCGAGTTCTCGCGCCTGCCGCTGGAACGGGTGGCCGAACTGCTGCGTCCCTACGCCGAGGGGCGTGGCCCCGGTCATGCCGAGCGCGCGCAGCAGCGTCCCGAGCAGGCCCTGGCGCTCCAGCGCATGAGTGGGGATCTCCTGCGGCGCCTGGACGTGCTGCTGAGGCTCGGGCTGGGGTACGTCCAGCTGGAACGCGCCACGCCGACCCTTTCGCCGGGGGAGTTGCAGCGCCTGCGCCTTGCCACGCAGCTCTATTCCCACCTGTTCGGCGTGGTCTACGTGCTCGACGAACCCTCCGCCGGGCTTCACCCCGCCGACACAGAGGCCCTGCTCGCGGCGCTGGAGGCGCTCAAGCGTGGGGGCAACTCCCTGTTTGTGGTGGAACACGACCTCGACGTGATTCGCCGCGCCGACTGGCTGGTGGACGTGGGGCCGGGCGCGGGGGAAGAGGGGGGCGAGATCCTCTACAGCGGCCCGCCGGAAGGACTCCGGGAGGTGGGGGCGTCCCAGACGGCGAAGTATCTCTTCCGCGAGCGCCGAGCCGAGCCCCATGCCCCGCGCGAGCCGTCCGGTTGGCTGGAGCTGAACGGGGTGAGCCGCAACAACCTGCATGACCTCAGCGCGCGGTTTCCCCTGGGCGTCCGGACGAGCGTGACCGGCATCTCCGGGTCGGGGAAATCCACCCTCGTCAGTCAGGCGCTCGTGGAGGCGCTGGCGGCGCACTTTGGCCAGCCCGTCACGCCCGATGAGGAGGACGGGGAAGAGGCGACCGTACCGGGAAACGGCGCGGGGCAACTCGGCGGGGACCTCGGGCACCTCTCGCGGCTGGTGCGGGTCGACCAGAAACCGATCGGGCGCACGCCGCGCAGCAACATGGCGACGTACACCGGGCTCTTCGATCATGTCCGCAAGCTGTTCGCGGCCACGCCGCTCGCGAAAAAGCGCAGGTACAGCGCGGGCCGCTTCTCCTTCAACGTGAAGGGCGGGCGCTGCGAGCATTGCCAGGGCGAGGGCTGGGTGATGGTGGAACTCCTCTTCCTGCCCAGCGTCTACGCCCCCTGCCCGGTGTGCCGCGGCGCGCGCTACAACGCCGAAACCCTGGAGGTCGAGTACCGGGGCAAGACCATCGCCGACGTGCTGGGCCTGACGGTGGACGCCGCCCACGCTTTCTTCGCGGACGAGCCCAGTGTCCACGGGTCCAGTGTCCGGCGGGCACTGAATACCCTGCGCGAGGTGGGCCTGGGCTACCTGCGGCTGGGTCAGCCGGCGACGGAACTCTCGGGCGGGGAAGCGCAGCGCATCAAGCTTGCGACGGAGCTTCAGCGCGGCGGGCGGGGCGGCACCGTGTATGTCCTCGACGAGCCGACCACCGGGCTGCACCCTGCCGACGTGGAGCGGCTGGAGCGCCAACTGTCCAGGCTGGTCGAGGCCGGCCACACCGTCATCACCGTGGAGCATGATCTCCAGATCGTCGCCGCGAGCGACTGGGTGCTCGACATCGGTCCCGGCGCGGGTGAGGAGGGCGGCAGGGTGGTCGCGCAGGGCACGCCCGCAGAGGTGGCGCAGGCGCCCGGAAGCCGCACGGCGCCCTACCTGCGGGCCGCGCTCGGGCTGGGGGGAGGCCAGGCGCACGGTTGA
- a CDS encoding isoaspartyl peptidase/L-asparaginase family protein, translated as MTFTSMPLAPTAPAPILALHGGAGAIPRAELTPELDREAREGLRSALRTGWAVLEAGGPALDAVTAAVQALESHPAFNSGHGAAVNRAGFHELDASVMDGATGRAGAVAGVRHIRHPVLAARALLTEADPLLLIGEAADAWAKGRGLEMVDNAFFTTERRRVALDRTLQREAEGTAAQASEADRHGTVGAVALDRHGHLAAATSTGGYTAKPVGRVGDSPIIGAGTWADDRTCAVSGTGKGEHFIRTALAHTIHARMLYLGETLEQAAQAAIGAVTALGGGAGLCAVDMRGNVTLPFNTEGMYRGWISARGVFVAIHED; from the coding sequence ATGACCTTCACCTCGATGCCCCTGGCCCCCACAGCTCCGGCGCCCATTCTCGCCCTGCACGGAGGCGCCGGGGCCATCCCGCGCGCCGAATTGACCCCCGAACTCGACCGTGAGGCGCGCGAAGGGCTGCGCTCGGCGCTGCGGACGGGGTGGGCAGTGCTGGAGGCGGGCGGTCCCGCGCTCGACGCGGTGACGGCGGCGGTGCAGGCGCTGGAGAGCCACCCAGCCTTCAACTCGGGCCACGGCGCCGCCGTCAACCGGGCCGGCTTTCACGAACTTGACGCCTCGGTGATGGACGGCGCGACCGGGCGGGCCGGGGCGGTGGCCGGCGTCCGGCACATCCGCCACCCCGTCCTGGCGGCGCGGGCATTGCTCACGGAGGCCGACCCACTGCTGCTGATCGGCGAGGCCGCCGACGCCTGGGCCAAGGGGCGCGGATTGGAGATGGTGGACAACGCCTTTTTCACCACCGAGCGGCGCCGCGTCGCCCTCGACCGGACGCTTCAGCGTGAGGCAGAGGGCACGGCGGCCCAGGCGAGCGAGGCCGACCGGCACGGCACCGTCGGCGCGGTGGCCCTTGACCGGCACGGGCACCTCGCGGCGGCGACCTCGACCGGGGGCTACACCGCCAAGCCCGTCGGGCGCGTGGGCGACAGCCCGATCATCGGCGCGGGCACCTGGGCCGACGACCGGACCTGCGCGGTGTCGGGCACCGGCAAGGGCGAGCACTTTATCCGCACCGCGCTCGCCCACACCATTCACGCGCGGATGCTCTACCTCGGCGAGACGCTGGAGCAGGCGGCGCAGGCGGCCATCGGTGCGGTGACGGCGCTCGGCGGCGGCGCGGGCCTGTGCGCGGTGGACATGCGGGGAAACGTGACCCTGCCCTTCAACACGGAGGGCATGTACCGCGGTTGGATCAGCGCGCGGGGCGTGTTCGTCGCCATCCACGAGGACTGA